Within the Chelonoidis abingdonii isolate Lonesome George unplaced genomic scaffold, CheloAbing_2.0 scaffold2384, whole genome shotgun sequence genome, the region GTGTAAATGGGCTGAGGGAAAGCGGGGGCGTTATCGTTCACATCCGCGATCggcaccaaaatgctgctgctggccgAGAGAGACGGGGCCCCTTCATCTCTGGCTGTCACCACGATCTTATATTCAGACACTCGCTCCCGATCCACGGCCTCCGCCAGCACCAGCGAGTGATAATTCTTAAAGGTGGAGAAGAGCCGAAAGGGCAGGTTCGGGGGGATGGAGCAGGTGACTTTGCCGTTGTCTCCCGAGTCCCGGTCAGAGACGCTAATAAGAGCCACCACTGTCCCCGGGGGAGCGTCCTCCGGCACCGGCAGGGAAAGGGAAGTCACGATCAGCTCAGGGGCATTGTCGTTCACGTCTAAAACATGTAGTAAAACACTGCACAGTCCCGTCATTGGCTGGTGACCTTTATCTTGAGCTTCAATTCGAATTTCATATAACTCAACGTGCTCGTAATCCAGGTCTCCTTTCACCCTGATTTCACCGGTATGTGAATTTAGGTTAAACGCCGCTCTTACAATGGGAGGCACAAAATTACCAAACGAATATGATATATTCTTGTTAGTCCCTTCATCCAAATCGGTGGCGTTAAGTTTGATGACTAATGTCCCCTTAGCTGTATTTTCTAACACAGTTACATCATAAACTGCCTGATTAAATACAGGCGCGTTATCATTGGCATCCAGCACCGTGATCACCAGCTGAACTGTGCCCATCAGCTCCG harbors:
- the LOC116816025 gene encoding protocadherin alpha-8-like; this translates as REELCGQSPLCAIDLEVIVDKPLRIFHVEVEIQDINDNAPVFPVNELNLFISESSLPGSRFPLEGASDADIGTNSLLIYKLSSNEYFTLDVQVRNDHNKLAELGLKKALDREETSEHILLLTATDGGKPELMGTVQLVITVLDANDNAPVFNQAVYDVTVLENTAKGTLVIKLNATDLDEGTNKNISYSFGNFVPPIVRAAFNLNSHTGEIRVKGDLDYEHVELYEIRIEAQDKGHQPMTGLCSVLLHVLDVNDNAPELIVTSLSLPVPEDAPPGTVVALISVSDRDSGDNGKVTCSIPPNLPFRLFSTFKNYHSLVLAEAVDRERVSEYKIVVTARDEGAPSLSASSSILVPIADVNDNAPAFPQPIYTVFVKENNPPGAHLLTLSASDPDLRENAFVSYSVVERSVGEQPLSSYISVHSESGQIYALQPLDYEELQVLQFQ